Proteins encoded together in one Micromonospora auratinigra window:
- the trmB gene encoding tRNA (guanosine(46)-N7)-methyltransferase TrmB, producing MTSTDLSAAPPAHAARIRTFHPRRGRMSDRQRAALARLWPAYGLEIADLDGPFDPAVLFARRAPLVLEIGSGMGDATAAMAAADPDRHYLAVEVHTPGIANLLELVERHRLANVRVASGDALDLVRALPEGCLDAVHVYFPDPWPKARHHKRRIIQPAHVALLRSRLAAGGTLHCATDWAEYAESMRETLTADPELVDVHGGFAPRPAHRPVTKFERRALTAGREIFDLVHRRR from the coding sequence GTGACCTCCACCGACCTGAGTGCCGCCCCGCCGGCCCACGCCGCCCGCATCCGCACCTTCCATCCGCGTCGCGGTCGGATGAGTGACCGGCAGCGCGCCGCGCTGGCCCGGCTCTGGCCCGCGTACGGGCTGGAGATCGCCGACCTCGACGGGCCGTTCGATCCGGCGGTGCTCTTCGCCCGGCGGGCGCCGCTGGTGCTGGAGATCGGCTCCGGCATGGGCGACGCCACCGCCGCCATGGCGGCGGCCGATCCGGACCGACACTATCTGGCGGTCGAGGTGCACACGCCCGGAATCGCCAACCTGCTCGAACTGGTCGAGCGGCACCGGCTGGCGAACGTCCGGGTGGCCTCCGGCGACGCGTTGGACCTGGTCCGGGCCCTGCCCGAGGGCTGCCTCGACGCGGTGCACGTCTACTTCCCCGACCCGTGGCCCAAGGCCCGCCACCACAAGCGGCGGATCATCCAGCCGGCCCACGTGGCGCTCCTGCGCTCCCGGCTGGCCGCCGGCGGCACGCTGCACTGCGCCACCGACTGGGCCGAGTACGCCGAGTCGATGCGCGAGACGCTGACCGCCGACCCGGAGCTGGTCGACGTGCACGGCGGCTTCGCGCCCCGGCCGGCACACCGTCCGGTGACCAAGTTCGAGCGGCGCGCCCTGACCGCCGGCCGGGAGATCTTCGACCTGGTGCACCGGCGGCGCTGA
- a CDS encoding DEAD/DEAH box helicase, with protein sequence MTLTAALPKTADPDTLYDAFASWASERGLDLYPHQEEAVIEIVSGANVIMNTPTGSGKSLVAIAAHFAALADDRTTFYTAPIKALVSEKFFALCEVFGAENVGMLTGDASVNADAPIICCTAEILANLALREGARADVGQVIMDEFHFYAEPDRGWAWQVPIIELPQAQFVLMSATLGDTTRFVDDLTRRTGRPTAVVRSAERPVPLLFSYATTPLHETLEELLETKQAPVYVVHFTQAAALERAQALMSVNVCTRAEKDLIAQAIGNFRFTSGFGKTLSRLVRHGIGVHHAGMLPKYRRLVETLAQAGLLKVICGTDTLGVGINVPIRTVLFTGLSKYDGVRTRLLKAREFHQIAGRAGRAGYDTLGRVVVQAPEHVIENEKALAKAGDDPKKRRKVVKKKPPEGSIGWGEPTFQRLVEAEPEPLTSSFQVSHSMLLNVIGRPGDAFTAMRHLLTDNHEERAAQRRHIRRAIAIYRALRAGGVVEELPEPDETGRRVRLTVDLQLDFALNQPLSPLALAAIELLDSESPSYALDVLSVIESILDDPRQILSAQQFKARGEAVAAMKAEGIEYEARLELLDEVTWPKPLAELLDGAYEMYRQGHPWVADHQLAPKSVVRDMFERAMTFTEYVQFYGLSRSEGLVLRYLADAYKTLRQTVPEDAKTEELVDLIEWLGELVRQVDSSLIDEWERLRNPSDVAEVAASLDDRPPAVTRNARAFRVLVRNALFRRVELAALRRWDLLGELDAAAGWDADAWADALEPYFEEHDGIGVGPDARGPALLMIEQGAATWRVRQILDDPEGDHDWGISAEVDLAASDEAGAAEVRITDVGQL encoded by the coding sequence ATGACTCTCACCGCCGCGCTGCCGAAGACCGCCGACCCCGACACCCTCTACGACGCGTTCGCCTCCTGGGCGTCCGAGCGCGGTCTCGACCTCTACCCCCACCAGGAGGAGGCGGTCATCGAGATCGTCTCCGGGGCCAACGTGATCATGAATACGCCGACCGGCTCGGGCAAGAGCCTGGTCGCGATCGCGGCGCACTTCGCCGCCCTGGCCGACGACCGGACGACCTTCTACACCGCGCCGATCAAGGCGCTGGTCTCGGAGAAGTTCTTCGCCCTCTGCGAGGTCTTCGGCGCGGAGAACGTCGGCATGCTCACCGGCGACGCCAGCGTCAACGCGGACGCCCCGATCATCTGCTGCACCGCCGAGATCCTGGCCAACCTGGCGCTGCGCGAGGGCGCCCGGGCCGACGTCGGCCAGGTGATCATGGACGAGTTCCACTTCTACGCCGAACCGGACCGGGGCTGGGCCTGGCAGGTGCCGATCATCGAGCTGCCGCAGGCGCAGTTCGTGCTGATGTCCGCCACGCTCGGCGACACCACCCGGTTCGTGGACGACCTGACCCGGCGTACCGGCCGACCCACCGCCGTGGTCCGCTCGGCCGAGCGGCCGGTCCCGCTCCTCTTCTCGTACGCGACGACGCCGCTGCACGAGACGCTCGAAGAGCTGCTGGAGACCAAGCAGGCCCCGGTGTACGTCGTGCACTTCACCCAGGCGGCCGCGCTGGAGCGGGCGCAGGCACTGATGAGCGTCAACGTCTGCACCCGGGCCGAGAAGGACCTGATCGCCCAGGCGATCGGCAACTTCCGGTTCACGTCCGGCTTCGGCAAGACGCTGTCCCGGCTGGTCCGGCACGGCATCGGGGTGCACCACGCCGGCATGCTGCCCAAGTACCGCCGCCTGGTGGAGACCCTCGCCCAGGCCGGGCTGCTCAAGGTCATCTGCGGCACCGACACCCTGGGCGTCGGCATCAACGTGCCGATCCGCACGGTGCTCTTCACCGGCCTCTCCAAGTACGACGGGGTGCGTACCCGGCTGCTCAAGGCCCGCGAGTTCCACCAGATCGCCGGCCGGGCCGGCCGGGCCGGCTACGACACCCTGGGCCGGGTGGTGGTGCAGGCCCCCGAGCACGTGATCGAGAACGAGAAGGCGCTCGCGAAGGCCGGCGACGACCCGAAGAAGCGCCGCAAGGTGGTGAAGAAGAAGCCGCCGGAGGGCTCGATCGGCTGGGGTGAGCCGACCTTCCAGCGCCTGGTCGAGGCCGAGCCGGAGCCGCTCACCTCCAGCTTCCAGGTCAGCCACTCGATGCTGCTCAACGTGATCGGCCGCCCCGGCGACGCGTTCACCGCGATGCGCCACCTGCTCACCGACAACCACGAGGAGCGCGCCGCCCAGCGCCGGCACATCCGCCGGGCCATCGCGATCTACCGGGCGCTGCGCGCCGGTGGCGTGGTCGAGGAGCTGCCCGAGCCGGACGAGACCGGCCGGCGGGTGCGGCTCACCGTCGACCTCCAGCTCGACTTCGCGCTCAACCAGCCGCTCTCCCCGCTCGCCCTGGCCGCCATCGAGCTGCTGGACAGCGAGTCCCCGTCGTACGCCCTGGACGTGCTCAGCGTGATCGAGTCGATCCTGGACGACCCGCGCCAGATCCTCTCCGCGCAGCAGTTCAAGGCCCGCGGCGAGGCGGTCGCCGCGATGAAGGCCGAGGGCATCGAGTACGAGGCCCGCCTCGAACTGCTCGACGAGGTGACCTGGCCCAAGCCGCTCGCGGAGCTGCTGGACGGCGCGTACGAGATGTACCGGCAGGGGCACCCGTGGGTGGCCGACCACCAGCTCGCCCCCAAGTCGGTGGTCCGCGACATGTTCGAGCGGGCGATGACCTTCACCGAGTACGTGCAGTTCTACGGCCTGTCCCGGTCCGAGGGTCTGGTGCTGCGCTACCTGGCCGACGCGTACAAGACGCTGCGCCAGACGGTCCCCGAGGACGCCAAGACCGAGGAGCTGGTCGACCTCATCGAGTGGCTCGGCGAGCTGGTCCGCCAGGTCGACTCCAGCCTCATCGACGAGTGGGAGCGGCTGCGCAACCCGTCCGACGTGGCCGAGGTCGCCGCCTCGCTGGACGACCGGCCGCCGGCGGTCACCCGCAACGCCCGGGCGTTCCGGGTGCTGGTCCGCAACGCGCTGTTCCGCCGGGTCGAGCTGGCCGCCCTGCGCCGCTGGGACCTGCTCGGCGAGCTGGACGCCGCCGCCGGGTGGGACGCCGACGCCTGGGCGGACGCGCTGGAGCCGTACTTCGAGGAGCACGACGGGATCGGGGTGGGCCCGGACGCGCGCGGGCCGGCGCTGCTGATGATCGAGCAGGGTGCCGCGACCTGGCGGGTGCGCCAGATCCTGGACGACCCGGAGGGCGACCACGACTGGGGCATCAGCGCCGAGGTCGACCTCGCCGCCTCGGACGAGGCGGGGGCCGCGGAGGTCCGGATCACCGACGTCGGGCAGCTGTAG